The genomic segment AAATGCGCTTTAGGTACATATTCTCTTtaagctaaataaataatacataaataatacaaaaatttgttttataaaattataattagatgTTTACTGAAGCATAGAGTTTTGCACTACCACCCAGAGAGagcttcaaaaattattatagcatGTACCATTCTCCATAACATGTGTATTAACGATAACATACCTGTACCAATAAATGAACCTGATGATCCAGTAAATATTGACTTTGGAATGTATGATGCACAAATTATTCCTGATCCTGTAGTAGGTCAACAATTAACAATTGGTCGTCGTATGCAACAACTGGTCATACGTTCATATTTTACAAGacgttaaataaaactaaaatttaaaaatgtcaatgttttttgttacattatataatatatattaatcactTTTATAAAAAGCATGCAATGTTGTTTTATACTGTTCATAAAAAGTAAACCCATTCAGTCTGTAATAAACCGTATTTCTTCAAATTTGTGtttgttattctaattatttgtttttatacatattatcttattattattagtattattaattattaatatatattattaacatttaaccagtgttgggtaaattactttagAAAAGTTTTAcattactacccaacactgcatttaacatatattaatttttctttttgcatGTTCAACTAACATAACtaacatatatattaacaatgttAATAGGGTTGGCAAAATCatgaattttttatcattaagaaaacaaaaaaaaaagtttgaaacagTTAATTCAAACTTGGTTTTATTCATCATTAAAATATCTTAGATGTCCTTTTTAAGCATTCAATTTAGTCATTCAAAACATACCAACCCTGAAAACATAAAcgacatataaacatataaacacaTAAACTCAATACTTTCATACTCAATCacccaataataatttacattagatAAAAACCGAAAAGCCAAGTGAAGAAGATTTCAATAGAAAAGCGTACAAAGCATAAAGCAATAAAGTagaagaaaacaattaatattttaaataagcgCCAAGCAGTTACAAAATTTGTCTGGATGCCAAACTTTGAGCTATACTAATTAAAGCTTCAGCTTTTTTTTCTTCGGCTGCAGCAATTTTTTccagcaataataatttacgctCATAATAACTggccttaatttttgtttttttttggcttATAGCAGCAAATGATTTTGTAGCAGCAactgtattttgtaaattggtTAATTTACAATTTGTCTTAACTTTATATGTATTTCTGTGAACAAATTAATTAGgcaatttatgtatacatttaatatttaacatatatttttaaacatgtaaGATCATTGTATTCCAAATAATAgatttatacatacctaattgaTGGTTGAGATACGGTTGGTAAATGTTTTGAAGGGTAGCCACTAGCACAATCATAAATTTCATTAACTTTATTCGAATCTTCTATAAGATCTTCAAGTCCATTTAAGCAACTGAGttcaaataagtaattttaaaatacatacattaatatatttttgaatataatatacaaacctaTCATTCCACATAAGATTACCATCATCCGGTGTATCATCTGATTCAACAGGCACAACTTCATTCACCAAGACCATATTTGAATTGCTTAATAAGCTTTGTGTTGAtcttttatgtattataaatgttaatagttaattcaactaaataataatattatataatttgatataataattaaattaattttatttgtaacaaattaatttaatattttttgttcttttgaGATATAGGTATTACAGTCAGTAGTGTAtcaaggatttttttttcaaggaggggggggggggggttatacaattttcaatagaCATTcagtatacacattttattttcatattattatatacatgttgtatTGTGTACAACATTTGGTCTACCGGGGGAGGGGGGATATTACCACCATATCCCCCCACGTAGATATGCCACTGATTAGtctaataaatcatataattatatttgatataatttatatagatgatatattaccattgagtacactgtatactgtatatactctatactcaatgatattacAGGTTTGattatttgtcaaaattattataagttataactacgtttttgttaaattaatgaaattattccatttggctaaaattatttatgtttcatcataattcgtaaaaaatagATATTGAATGGCAACACCTATGGAAAGTTAGCATTTTGTCTTACCAAGAACCTaactaaattacaatttactaaaACACATAAGATTAGTATTTAATGTAACTTTACCTACAACTACTAGTAGTATACTTAGCCTACACATAATAAACTTACGAATGTGGTACAAAAAAGGAAATATCAGCTGCACTTTCATCTACTGATGTATGTCCTTCAACAATTGTTGGACCGAGCATTTCCAGTATTTTGTTCTCAAACTCACTAAATACCTCCAAATCTAATTCTCCACCACCAGTTTTATTCCTTTCTTTTCTATTTGCGCCTGCCTTACCCTTAACATTCGTTTTTAAATCACACCATgtctgagaaaaaaaaaaaattaaactattagtAATCGCTCTACAACTAtgtaatacactatattattatacatacctttCTCCACTCACTCCAAGATTTATTTGGGCCAACTTCTGAATTTAACGCCTCTGCTAAACTTTCCCATAACTTCTGTCGTTGTTTTACTGTAGACTTTGATGTATTTTTTCCTGAAACTAGTTCAGGATGTAAAACCATAAAGTCTACCAGTaattttttctgtctgtcagtAGTATTCGGCTTcctgttttttttcatttccattttaaaaatatgactaaCAAGCGCAGTAAAGCCGGAAATATTAcagcaaaacaaaaaacaacaacaagCCGTAAGCTCTAATCATTAATCAGTACTTAaccatgaaaaaataattataatcattacaaagctaaaaattattttgccatAATGGCATAATCATTGGTCATTACCATAAACCATAATACAATTCTGTGCTAAGACTATACGGTGATCGGCTGTGATaacgtacaaaatattttaaaaacccgCCAAAACTGTGATAAGATAGACATTTTACAGAGTTACcaactacatttttaatatttcgtacGTTCGAGTTATTCGTATACGAATCGGTCGTTTTCATTGCTCGTACGCTGTTCAAGAATACGAGATGATGAACGTAGACGAGCAAAGGTAACGAACTGCTCGTGTACGAGTAATAACGTATACGTTTGGTCGTTCTTTTCGAGAATAGACCCCCAGGTCACTATGTACCAGCCGGATTACCTACACGCCGCACTCAGCGAAGGGGACGATGGTGATGCTTTGGGCCATCCGGCCTATACTTATGCTAGTCCTGGCCGTGGGATCATAAGTATGCGACGAAGAACAGTTTTCGTTATTNNNNNNNNNNNNNNNNNNNNNNNNNNNNNNNNNNNNNNNNNNNNNNNNNNtaggtttaaataatatgtaatcactAAACCTAAATATTCAGCATATGTTTTGTTATACTgtacactatatattaatattgtaaatggatttattccgtaaataaataaataaaatatgtattaggtaaaatattattatttgttacttaTTTTACGAGACAAATCAAGACTTAAAAAATCTTCTTCTTCTGTTAAGgaggttttgtaaaaaaaactgtttagttTTCCTTTTATATACCTTAACCATTTAGTCTCTTGAAGCACAAATTTATCTCCTACCAtattttgttttggtattttgtatttagtttttaagagACTGCtgaaattatagaaattactttgaATCATGTCAATCACTTCAAATTTTTTACATCGAATCATTTGTGTCCAGTCATTTGGATGGTTTATTGAATCTGTGTACCTTTTTCTTGCCTTCTCAATCCTAGCATGGTCCAAATCACACTCCATCCTAGTATGACCCGGAACCATAAATTTATgatcagttatttttattgaattatcttGTTTCAAGTACCAGAGACAAATTaccataaaaatactatttttgttttgaccTGAGCAACAGTCACTGTACATTACAACGCGCTCTATATCTggagatatttttttgaaaaaaatcaaaaacacaatAACTTATATCACTTGCACCTCTTTTTGCTATGGGTTCACTCCAGATATAACATGAAGCCGTAGAGGATATGATATTGTGGACTGTTAGGTTTTATGTCCACAACTGACGTTTGTAAAACACAACAGTAGACTCTAAGCTTGGTGTTGGAAGACACTGTTGAAGATCAAAcgctaaaataaattttttgttttttgttgcaCATGATGAATCATTTCTCTTTGAGGTGTATGCTTGTTTAGCTTGATTTTGATTGGGTTACAATACATTATGattcaatacattttcttattatgtaataatacaatattctaattaattatttaaatattcttgaaCAATTGAATGTGTACatgtaatatttgataaatagtaatattattattaaaataaatacttacctTTTGCTAATAACATGAGTAAATTGGTCTGTTTAGATATTTTCAAcatcaaaaaaatactatagataaaacaaataaatcacAGAGTACAGACACTGACTACCTAGGTTTATGAAAGTTGTTGAAGTCTGTTATAAGACTTGTGACCATTCGAATATCACAAAGATTGACTAGTGACATTTGACAATGTTGAAGTCTGTGTTAATGTATTATGACTACTGACTTGTGACCATTCGCATATAACGAAGATTGACTAGTGCCCAATGGCATTTGTCAATTATGCGATAATAAACAGGCATATCTAAATAACAGTGGTACCATTCGATCAGGCGTAAAATGTCCTATAAAATTGATGCATGATCTGAAAAAGTCAAAATTTGACTTGTGCCCCTTTTCCCGGAAACCATCCCTTACCTGTGGTTATAACTTCACAAAAAACTTGATGTGGGCAGTTGGGCTCGTCATTATAGATGGGTTGGTTATGATTtagaacaaattttaaaaattgaagagccattcttattaatactaaatattaaatattctgatATTTCGAAAACGgaaaattagataattttaaatttatgccATTATCAACAAAGTTATTATCTTATCAGCGACAGGCCGTCGACGATTCTGCTCGACGGGATAGCCGGTTTAGCGACGGCCAGGATACACAAAAGCCGTCAAGGCAACGCATGAGACAAGCGGCCTGACTGTTTAAGCTACGCCAAATACGTGATTGGTACCATATTGGCCGTGGATTGACCGTTTAGGCAACGCGCCTTTTGTCACCTATACATTGCCAGTCATTTCTACCTAAAAtccaattatttttgatattttttacaagtctgtttgaaaataatcaacAAGTTTCACAATATAtccgatttaaaattatagaacaGCATAACCATAATCTAGGAATGCGAATTCCAGACttgttttgaaataaaagtgtGGTGTAAATTTCCGATTGTAACCATTGCCATCTGGCGTAAATGGACATTCAAATGTGGTAGGTCTATATGgtccatacaaaataatacttctttttaaattagcacTAATTTACATACTTTCATCAAAATAACCATGATCAGTTGGAAATTCTTTTGTTGAATCCAATCCTGGggattaatacaaaaaaaacactcattGTATCCCTTtcttatgttttattaaacaaataactttGTAAGTACAATgcaaattcaatatattttttttttttttgattaatttaatatttttaatacctacctgatttttcattacaatcatcaatgttattattattcatcaacCCACTAATACCCACTCTAACTTTTACTAACAACACTGTCAGTAGCATTATTACTTCTATACGTTTTGTCATTTACTTCCACAtggtctattataatatatatttatttacttatacatCAATGTAAAGTGTATGATTcatgaataattaaatcataattttccaatttaattatcttacaattaaatatttagatattttttaaataaaattaaaatttaagtataatattatgataccggATCTTTCAACcagattttcaataaaataattgttgccATTTTTCATCAAACCCTTCATAGACATACTATAAGGTGTCCCAGCAGAAGCGCACACTTTAAGAACGCCaggatttttttgtttctgggTTGACAGCACTGTTCCAATGTTTTTCTTATCTTATAACATCCCCCATTTGTCATCACAAAGCAGTTTTTGGTATTTGTCGCCATGGcttatattactaattttatgaGATTNNNNNNNNNNNNNNNNNNNNNNNNNNNNNNNNNNNNNNNNNNNNNNNNNNNNNNNNNNNNNNNNNNNNNNNNNNNNNNNNNNNNNNNNNNNNNNNNNNNNNNNNNNNNNNNNNNNNNNNNNNNNNNNNNNNNNNNNNNNNNNNNNNNNNNNNNNNNNNNNNNNNNNNNNNNNNNNNNNNNNNNNNNNNNNNNNNNNNNNNN from the Acyrthosiphon pisum isolate AL4f chromosome X, pea_aphid_22Mar2018_4r6ur, whole genome shotgun sequence genome contains:
- the LOC107882427 gene encoding uncharacterized protein LOC107882427; translated protein: MEMKKNRKPNTTDRQKKLLVDFMVLHPELVSGKNTSKSTVKQRQKLWESLAEALNSEVGPNKSWSEWRKTWCDLKTNVKGKAGANRKERNKTGGGELDLEVFSEFENKILEMLGPTIVEGHTSVDESAADISFFVPHSSTQSLLSNSNMVLVNEVVPVESDDTPDDGNLMWNDSCLNGLEDLIEDSNKVNEIYDCASGYPSKHLPTVSQPSIRNTYKVKTNCKLTNLQNTVAATKSFAAISQKKTKIKASYYERKLLLLEKIAAAEEKKAEALISIAQSLASRQIL